The stretch of DNA ATCACCATTGTCTATTATGTGCAATCTCTCTATGTAGGATCTCAAGAGGCTGAGATTACTTCTTTTGTCATCTTCATCTCAATTTGGAAATATTCATATGAGAAGAGATTGAAAATAGGATTAAAAGAATAGGCCTTATATTGATAAATATTGAGAGAGTCGGGTGACATATATTGAGTTTGACCCTTAATTTAGTAGCTTGAGTTTTTGAATTGGTGTTTTGACCTGATATATGTTAATGTTGACCAGTTTAATTCAGACTAATCGTCAATGGATttctaacaatctctccctttcgtAGCTGTTGTTACCTTTGGGGACCTAATTAGATGTCATTTGTACCGTAATGACCAAATTTTTGCTACGAAAGCTTGTTGCATAGAACAGAGAATATATCATGATATGTCCTTTTTGTTGGCCATACCTTCGTTATTAGCTCGCAAGTTACATGTATATGTGTTTTAGGATAAAATCCTACTTTATCCATGCTTTgcaaattgatattttttttatatgcaaACAGGAGCCTCAAAATATAGTCCCAACACTAAATCCCCGGTATTTACATAAGAACATGTTGGACCTAGCCAGTCATATTCATGTTTCCTTGTGTCGATATACTTTGAATTTGTCTTCCCATTATAATGCTGAAACCAATTACAAAGGTAAGGTAGTAATTTCCTTTCCACAAACTGTTTCATAGTCCTAATCATGAATAAATAGGTTTCCGATCTTTATCATCTAGGTTTAATTCAACAGGCCCATTGGTTGTGCAGGACCTTGTTATTGTTGCAATTCCATATCTTTGTTGCAAAAAAACAAAACCAATCTCATTCGCATGTCTTTGTTGCAAGTCCATATCTGATGACATTGGTTAAACATTTGGTCAAATGGCTTAGTATGCTAGATGAGATGACTGCTATCTGGAGTGAAAGTGACCAGCATTGTCCTTTCTAATCCTTGAAATGTAATCAACATAAGCATGCAAACATTGGCTTGATCACATATGTAGTGCACTGTGTCACAGTTTGACATCATTTGTTCATTGTGTCTGGTCACTATGTTGCTTTATGCCAAGACAATATTTGGCCACTTGGATGTTTAATTTTAACAATAGTAGCATTCTCTCTGAATACTTCAGGTTCTATGTAATGGTATTCTCTAAGGGTGTATATGGTCTCTGGAAGTAGAATGTTTGGAAGATACAAGAATTCATGTTCCTAATGAGAAATATAGAAATTTATCGTCAAAGGATTCAATTCCCATGACTTGCACTTTTAAATTATCTGATAGAAATTTAAGATGTAGGATCATACACCGATCTAAATTAACATATATCAGGCAGATTAAGACCACTATTTGCAATACCCTCAGTTTTATTATAATGAGATTAGGATGCTCTGTTCTTGTCGACAagaaatgctttttttttttcgggGAGCACAATGTGAAACATTCACTAATTTGTAATAAAATTATCAGTAGAGAGATGAACTGACACTTCACCGGAGTAAGTTCAGCCACTGAGATGCTATTGTTCAACGATTGCTGGCATTGTTGTGTGCAGGAGGACCAGTGGTCTTTTGATGTGGTGGTCAAGAGTCGTTCAAGGCATGCAACACAGGGAGGAGTACAGGGAATTCCAGTCTCCGGTGGCTTTGATCAAATGAAACCATCATCCCAAATTAACGTGCACAGTGGGAAGCCTCCTCGCAGCATTGATATCTCCAAGCAGTGCTCAGCCGCTAGTAACTCAGATCAGGTTAAGAGAGGTCGATCCTTCTCCACTCCTTGGAACATCCCCATGAGAACTTTCCCAACTGCAGTAAGTCATGATGCTGCATCCCTTTGAAACCAACGGGCTTGAATGGCCAGCACAGGCATCTTTCTCGCTACATGCCAAATCTATCGGCATTAGAAGACACACAACAGTAGACTGATGACCCTTCAAAACTTCCCTGTGAATCCAAGCTTTTGGAAGATGTTGCTAATTTGAGTGGATTTGGACTGTCTATGATGTTGCTTTCTCTTTGTCGTCGCAATGTCTTCTGGAATGCCCAGCGTTACAAACAATTATCACAAAGAATACCTTCCTATGAAGCTACAAATTCCTCGTACGTACTCCGTGAAATGACAGTGCTCCGCATAAATGATAGAGATAACATTATAGATGTGAGCTGCGTTAGCCACATATAAAGGCCATGAGCTTGCAAGATTAAAGTCCCGTCATCATAACTTAGGGAGCTattatttctttatatatatatatatactttaaaaataatattatatcacaTAATTAAATAAGACACTCATACATGGATTAAATTCTTTTTTTGGGGTTTATTatcccattttatttatttatttatttgattgtTTGTTTGTCTTATGGAATTTGTTGGATCTTCTTTtaattttcttccttcttccattTTCTTTGCTTGTATGTTTTGCTGTTTGTTGTTTGCTCCCCATCCCTCTTTGATTCCTCCACTCCGTATATAAGGTCGCCCAGACGTTAACCACGCGTTCGTCTCCTCTCCCCGACTCCGACGCCAGATCCAAAGAGATCGGTCGGCGTCGCCCCAAAGTGCCGAGATGCAATTAGATCATCTGATTCCTTTCGACATATAAAGTTTCGATCTTGGTAAGAGATCTTCCGTAAAGATCCAATTTTGGTGGCACATCGATCGGTTTTGTTTGGAATTGACGCGGTCTTATATCGGGATCGATCGGGGACAAAACGAGACGCATCCACCTGATCGGTAATTGCCGGTTGAGGAGGAGAGAATAGAGCGAGAAGATAGTTCCCAAGTCCGGGGAGAGAGAAGCGATCCGAGATGAGCGACGGCGATGATGGTGGCGCCGGAGAGGACTCGGTGAAGTTGGACGACGAGCAGCTGGGGGAGCTTCGCGAAATCTTCCGCTCCTTCGACCGCAACAAGGACGGCAGCCTCACCCAGCTGGAGCTGGGCTCCCTCCTCCGCGCCATCGGCCTCAAGCCCAGCAACGACCAGCTGGAATCCCTGATCCACAGGGCCGACACCAACTCCAACGGCCTCGTCGAGTTCTCCGAGTTCGTGGCCCTCGTCTCCCCGGAGCTCATCGCCGCCAAGTCCCCCTACACCGAGGAGCAGCTCCGCCGGCTGTTCAAGATGTTCGACCGCGACGGCAACGGGTACATCACCGCCGCGGAGCTCGCCCACTCCATGGCCAAGCTCGGCCACGCCCTCACCGCCAGCGAGCTCACCGgcatgatcaaggaggccgacacCGACGGCGACGGCCGCATCAACTTCCAAGAGTTCGCCCAGGCCATCACCTCCGCCGCCTTCGACAATTCCTGGTCCTGACTCCATTTCATCCTTCTTTGGTAGGTccctaataaaacaaaaaaaggtgTCTCCTTTGCCATTTTCTTGTCATCGTTTAGCTTCGATATTGAATGGAAATCAGTGAAGAGGGAAGAGATTGCATGCATGCCTCTCTGTTTTctctggaatcatgcatatagcgAATCCTTCTCACAGGAAACAACATTTCCTTGCCGAAGGATCATCACAAGTTGAGATTCCTAATCCAAATAAACTCATTAACAAACTTTGCTGAATTCTGGCGATTCCCAGCTGCATCCGCAGCAATATAGATGGTGTGATGTCGAGATACCACAGTCCGAGATGAGTGAGGGAAGGTGGAGGGGAATTCCACTAAAAATAGAGATGAAGAAACTGTATCCATTCACCATGGAAACTCACAGCTGTGTGTAGCTCATGATGAGCCCACCAAAGCCATTCTTCGATTCTCCAATCCTAACCCAACCCATCCTGTTCTCAGGTTGGGATTTTTCCAGCTCAAGACTGAGTTCGTCTGATTCTATGTTGCGCCACATTACAAATGGTATTTGATCTCATTCCCCTCCCCCCTTCGTTGCACACAGCTCAAGTAATTCATACCGAGGGATGAAAGATTAGACTCATCAGTCCGCTTATTTCAGCTGACATATGttacaaaatcaaataataatgagTTTAAAGTCAAACTTAACatataaatatcaatttaatctaaattaatatgaatattttcaaatattattttaatctaaTTCTTTTAATCACCAATTGCCATCCATTGTTCTTTATCAAGCAAACGTTATGCTCTTCCTTTGCAGAACTTGCTGCATTCAGTAACAGGTGACTCATTACTCAATTTACCCAAACTAACTCAAATCACATCTTCATATTGATCATAAGTCTATTCTGCCATGCATTCAGCTTCTCCTCTACCAGTGCTGATACCATGACAGGACAACATCCACACTCAAAGGAACTGCTGGTCGAAGATCAGATCTTCTCTTTGGAATATATCTCATCAGAGAACAAAAAAGACAAgttcttttttgtgttttttgagaaattcaaagctaATCATTCTTAGACTCTGTCATTGACGTTTCTTATAAAACAGTTTGATATCTATCAACCTCAACTGCCATCCAACAATAAATGCTCAAACTGTGTTCATGCATGCATGGTGATCTGCTTTTGCACTTGTTTTCTTATGTTTGATCTTCGTCGCCCTTCCACCGGAAATCTAACTCGGGAAATGGTCAAAGAGGTAGGTGAAATGTCAGTGACCTGTAGGTAGAAAACTGAATCGTCAACAAGGTAGACCGAGAGTACATTCACACAATACTATCAGAGTTTTAGAGCGTTGCAGTCCTCTCAACTGTAGCATGACAACTTTCGATAGAGCCGAATGAGGGTCGGTTGATAAGTCATCATTTGTCGTGTCATTGACATATACATGAATGTTCGTGAAGAATCATATGTTTCGCGTAAGTCATATTTCGAAAGACTAGCCCAAAAAGATATCTCAAAAGGATAAAGAATAACCTGTTTTGGTTGTCTCCATTGATGTGAGATCAAATATACTTATCGATACTAAAACTAAGAAACTATAGATTTAGTTGATATAAGAAACAGTTTGGATCAATGCTCCAAACGGAGCCATTCCCGTGTGTTCTCTTTGTCCAGAAAGAGTAGAAAATCTGACTGAGTCAGATGATCATCTGAGGTGGAGCAGAGATGATCATCTGACTGAGTCATGTATCGGTGACATGAACTCGTCGTCTGCGCACCACTAAACTAAGAGGCTGTGTGATCTGTTGCCTATCGGCCACTCAGTTCCAGTGGTGAAGGATGAAGTAGGTGGCAATGGTGTACATCAGTCGCCGATAGTAACCTGGGACGAGATGCGTCTGTACGCAGTGCAGATCTCGTTGAAAGATTGGCTCAGGTCAGTAGACTGTCTTAGTCTTGCATCAAAGCCAGAAATCTTCTTTCCGATGCTCCACCTCTTTTCTTCGGTTGTCCGGCAGGAACAGCACTCAAAACGTGGGACCAGCCTCGGTGAACACTTGCCAGCGTCTCACCTCCAtcactctctctctatatatatcacTCGCCTTCACTCTCCGATCTTGCAATCAGGCAAGGGTCATTTTAGAGAGATAAGAGAGAGATGGGCCGAGGCCGAGCACCGTGCTGTGCGAAGGTTGGGCTGAACAAAGGCTCGTGGTCGCTGGAGGAAGACATGAGGCTGATCGCTCACATCCAGAAGCACGGCCACGGAAACTGGCGCGCTCTACCTAAACTTGCgggtttactctctctctctctctctctgatttctCAGTCGACATGAACTGTAAATCGACATGGActcatctttttctttcttgtctcGGTTGGCATGGCAAGGTCTGCTTAGGTGCGGGAAAAGCTGCCGTTTGAGGTGGACTAATTACCTCCGCCCCGACATCAAGCGAGGGAACTTcacaaaggaagaagaagacaccaTAGTGAAGTTACATAAGCTGTTAGGAAACAAGTAAGACCGACCGTGCATGAACACACCTTAATTAGCTGATCGGAGAGTCTCATGTCATCTCGCAGCACTGAAACGATGATCActtgatttaaattttgtttagGTGGTCCAAAATCGCGTCATGCCTGCCAGGAAGAACTGATAACGAGATAAAGAACGTGTGGAATACACATTTGAAGAAGCGATTGGTATCCACAGACCAGAAACCGGCGGCGGCGACGAACGATCCTGAAGAGCCACTACCCACCTCTTCTTCCTCGAGCTCAAATCATGGCGGAAACAAAAGCGATGAACACCAACACGATCCATGCTTGCACACTCGCGACTCCTCGGCGGAAGTGATCGAGATCCCCATCGATCCCACCATGGACATGTCGAGCATCTTTGATGATGCACTCTCGAATATGACATCGAGCAGTACTTCCACACAACTCTCCGATGGCCTCGTTATTCCTGATGGAGATCTTTGGAGCATGATCGAGGATAACAGTGCATGTAAAGAAGGCAATACCGGTGCATGGCTGGAGTACTTGGAGAGGGAACTTGAGCTTGAGCTTGGCTTGAGAGAAGTAGCTCCAAGCGACCAAGACAGCCTGACGACAGATGGTGTGGGGATGGAGGAAGACCCAGTGTCGTGTTACTTCCGAAAGGAGCCTCCTCTCCATCCTCTGCAGACCTTCCTGGCCTCAGAAATGATTTGAAAGACGAACCACGAGGTTTAGGGGTCAACTGAGTCTAAGTCGTAGGTGGGCGAGTTAGAATTTTCACACCTTCAAAGATTCTGATGTTACACGTGTCGATTTGTCGTTCCTGCTGCTGTCAACAGGAGCTGAACCATCATGGCTGTGGATTCAACTTGTCGTAGAAGATTTCAGTTTGCTGAGCTCTCGTTCTCACTTCTGTGCCAGCTTTATTTCATGGCAGAGAGACGAGAAAACCTGGAGATGCCTGACCTCTTAACTGGGCCTTCTCTCCACTGAGTTCATCTCAACTGGACCTTTCAAACATTCTTTCTAAAACTAATCCTCAcagatttaatataaaataaatagaaGAATCGTGCATTTAAATGGAAAATGCTGATTATAGCATTCTACAAATTggttcatatttatttattttttaaaaataaaaatattattgcatCTTTTATACAATATAGATAGTTAATCATTTACACGTGAGGTGAAAATTAAGATATATCACTTGCGCAACATAGTAAGTAAGAAAGGAATCATAGTAAGTAGAACAATAATTGATGCTACTGTGTTATGCTTGGAGAAACAGCTGATGTTTAGAGGAATCTAATTCAAGATCAAGTAGGCCATTTATCTGATCCCACCATTTCATCATTTTTAACTCATTTACTTATTAAAAAACAAAGGACAAAGTTGAacacttcttttttttctttttttgaattgAAAGGTACCAACAAAGAATTCTATAAATCATCATAGATCTTAGATTTTAACTCCCAACTACCATTCTAAGGCTTATTGGATGAGATCAACTGACCTATTAAATTGACTTATTAGTTTGATAGGTTTGTAATTATACAGTTTATATACTTATATTTAAATTAGTGATAATACGATCAACAACTTCTATAAATCAACTTAAGCTTTCTACAACTTGATAGATTAAGCAAGGGATCTTAAATTATATTTGTTCTTGCCAAATGCTTTCAGGCCTTGGATCATTGTATTTAATATATGTTGGGATTGTCTAGTATTTTGAGAGGCTTGGtatattatttaaacatattcaaaaaaatattagatgAATCGAAGaagattgataaatatgataagGTGCTACTGCTTCTCAAGTCATTTGTGGACTTGTATGATAATTTTGTAAAGATAATATTGTGTGAAAATGATACAATAATTTTGGAACAATTGTATATGGAGCGAAAGTTATATAAATCGAGGATCAAGAAAGAAAGAGCTTAAGACAAAGTATGTGAGTATTTTTTATCCTTATATCGTAGATAATAtcattaagataatatcattaataATGCTATCGATGATAACTACAATGTGATTATTTGGAATAAGCTTTTTATCTAACTTAATATTTACTAACAAGTGatatcaaagtaaaaaaaatttgatGGTTAGAGATTCAATAAAGATGAACGATGAAGATTGAAAGGAGCgtgaaataaaattattttctctttataaaaatataaaaagtgaATAAAATACTTATCAAGAAAGAGACTATTAAGATTAACAAGCAGATTGATTTTTTTGAGCTAGTGTTCTAATAATGAATCATACAAAATAAAATTCTTCTCTCCTTCCCGACAATATATCATATTACAATATAACTATGTTCcattaaattaattatatatgttaGAAAATGTGataattttctaaaattgatTTTATAAAGTCTCTTccctttttaaaattttataataataaaattttcccCTAAAATATGAAATACCCAATCATCGCCTATTTCTATTCATAGTATTTTCAGTAATACCAataagataatataatataatacaaaATACTATATATCtgtaatatcgttgaaaacactatagtacaattaaaaaaatatataaatatttttaataaagtttGTATAAAATATAATGCTATAatattttcttgatattattaaaaatactacGTTAAAACAGTGTAAAAATATATTGTAACTAGATCTGCTAATCATATGAAGTGGTGTATAGGAAAAAGTGAGAAAAAGATATTCTAACCATTAGATAAAAAAAGCGTtttgaaaaaagaagaagagatgtttatcaaaattttatcataaaaaataaaaataaaataacatttttaataaaaatattatatccaaTAACATATATGACGCATAttaaacttaaatttaaaatatatccgGAAACAGAAAAAAAGTAATTCAATGACAGAAGGaggtaaagaaaagaaaaagaaaatcctcGCCCCACAACAGTCACACCCGTCGATCTACCAGGCGGTGGCCCCCCGAATTAGCCTTCACCGAACGACCCCTTGAAAGGCCGCGCACACGTCCGCCGACTACGAGATCCCGACCGAAGCCCCGATGAAACGATAACAGGAGGCGAAGGAGGAGAGGGACGCCTCTTTGATTCCAAGAATCACTAACCCCCGATCGCCCATTCCCGATTGACGTTGGCGAagacaacgacgacgacgactgaGCGGATCGATCCCTCGGAACCCTAGGGTTTCGATCGCAACGAGGGCGTCGGAGCCCAAGAAACCAGGAGGTGACCTCGCCGGAGATCGGCAGCGCTGGGGGCGAATCAGTCACGCCACGGCCCGTCCGAGGCGAACGCGGGCTTGCGCCTCTTCACCCTCCTGCGAATCCCTCATGCCCCGCGCACCCGATATCTAGAGAGCCTCCCCCCGACCCCTATGGATTTCGTCAGCCGGCACGCCGCATCCGCCTCCGCCAACCACCATCACCCGCCGCCGGTGGAGGCTGCTCCGGCTCCGGTCCCGGCCGGCCCAGCCGTGCCCGAGGAGCCCGAGTACTTGGCCCGGTACATGGCCATCAAGCATTCGTGGCGGGGCCGGTACAAGCGGATCTTCTGCATCTCAAGCTCCGGGATCGTTACGCTCGATCCTTCGACGCTGGTCGTCACCAATTCTTATGACGTCGCTGCCGACTTCGAGGGAGCGGCCCCGGTGCTAGGACGCGGGGATGATGTCGGCTCGCAGGAGTTTACTGTTAGTGTGCGGACCGACGGGAAAGGCAAATTCAAGGCGATCAAGTTCTCATCCAGGTTTAGGGCGAGCATCCTGACAGCCCTGCACCGGCTTAGGTGGGGTAAGTTGGGGCCGGTCATGGAATTCCCAGTACTTCATCTTCGGCGAAGGACCTCAGAATGGATCCCTTTTGTAAGTGACGCGCTAATCTTCTCACCTCTTCTAATCCATATGCCTTGAAACACTTAATTATCTGCAGTCCATTGAACCCTGTTTTTGTTTTTATCTAGTCATTGGGTTAGATGGAGTTGTTTTTCTGCAGACAAGTCGCTTTCCTTGTTGAGCAGTTGGCTCGATCGTCTATTTAGTGATCATTTTTGGCTTGGACACGATGCAGTTACAGTGTAGTGTGGTCAAGGGCTTGAGTTTCTGCTTCCACCAGAAGCTTGGTGGACAGTGATAATTCTTGGTATCTTTTTGGTTGTCTTGAACTTGCATTGACAAAACAAATTCACAGATTATGCTGTTATATTACTGCATTTTTCTTCGTTTTTGATGGTTGGAATTCTTGTGCATTATGTAAATAATGTCATTCCACAACAGTCACGGGCCCTTGATTTGGTCCTGCTCCCGTGGTTACTTTTTGTTAGAAGGCCAAATATTCCTATAATGTTCTCCCCAAGGATTCACTGCAGCGTTCTGCTGGACATGTTAAGTGCTGCATATTAAATAACCCATCACATTATCTGCATCACCTTGAACCTAAAATTCGATGACAATTAGTTGTAGCTCCTATTAACTGATTTTGTTTCAGCACGAACTATGATAAAGTGTTATTTGAGCATAGTATTCCTTTTTTTCTCAATGACACCTTATGCAAAATTTCGTTGTACAGAAATTGAAGGTTACAGCCACTGGTGCCGAACTCCTTGACGGACAGTCTGGAGATCCTCGGTGGTGCTTGGATTTCAGAGACATGGATTCTCCCGCCATCATACTTCTGGCTGACAATTATGGGAATAGAAATGTTGACTCAGGAGGATTTGTTCTCTGTCCCATGTATGGGAGAAAAAGTAAAGCTTTCACAGCTGCCGCTGGTGCCTCTAATTCAGCAATCGTATCATACTTGGTAATGTTGTTTCCTTCTTTGTTGCTTTCAGAGAATGTTGCTTCCTCTGGTTATTTCAAGGTGTCTGATGGCCATTGTGGATGTTCTGTTATCCTTCTTATGTTATCGATATCTGTGGATGTCTTTGCAGACTAAAACTGCAAAAACTACCGTTGGGCTGTTGTTATCAGTTAATAGTTCTCAATCAATGACAATAGCAGATTTTATTAACAAAAGAGGTATGCTCATGCAATAATCCTGAAAAAGTTCTTCCTTGCTTTTTTGTATGTATTTGATCTTTTGTCGCTATGTAAGAGGTTTTGGTTTTAATCTGTTTTGGGTgcctttttcttttattaattCACATTTCATGTTAATGTATGATTACTAATACTTCTTTGCTGTAACGAATAACAAACTATGACAGAATTTGCTAATTAACCTAAATTTTTAACTCCTTTCATCTAGAACCAGTATACAATTAACATAATGAATGAAAGTTGGATGGTGATAGTCATTTTGAGGACTGAATGACAATCAATTTCAAGTTTAAATAGCTAAAAACCAGAGAGTAGcactgtgttgttggttgatcatGTGTTCCATTTGTACAATGATGTACTCCTATATCATGTGAGTCAAATGATTTACTTGATAAGGAAATATTCATAATTTCCATTAGACTGTAAGTGATAGAATAGACATGTCACAAATGCATTTGGATTTGAAAGCAAAAAGTTGTCACTTTCTAAGGAATAAGGCTTGAAATTCATTATGGCAAACAACAAAGCTTTTCTCGTTAGCTTTCCCCATACCATTTAATCTCTTTGCTTGCAAGGGTAGTTCTGTATACATTGGCCCTCATCAGACCATGCTGTGGAGTT from Musa acuminata AAA Group cultivar baxijiao chromosome BXJ2-11, Cavendish_Baxijiao_AAA, whole genome shotgun sequence encodes:
- the LOC135626595 gene encoding probable calcium-binding protein CML17 — protein: MSDGDDGGAGEDSVKLDDEQLGELREIFRSFDRNKDGSLTQLELGSLLRAIGLKPSNDQLESLIHRADTNSNGLVEFSEFVALVSPELIAAKSPYTEEQLRRLFKMFDRDGNGYITAAELAHSMAKLGHALTASELTGMIKEADTDGDGRINFQEFAQAITSAAFDNSWS
- the LOC103972556 gene encoding myb-related protein Zm1-like, translating into MGRGRAPCCAKVGLNKGSWSLEEDMRLIAHIQKHGHGNWRALPKLAGLLRCGKSCRLRWTNYLRPDIKRGNFTKEEEDTIVKLHKLLGNKWSKIASCLPGRTDNEIKNVWNTHLKKRLVSTDQKPAAATNDPEEPLPTSSSSSSNHGGNKSDEHQHDPCLHTRDSSAEVIEIPIDPTMDMSSIFDDALSNMTSSSTSTQLSDGLVIPDGDLWSMIEDNSACKEGNTGAWLEYLERELELELGLREVAPSDQDSLTTDGVGMEEDPVSCYFRKEPPLHPLQTFLASEMI